From the Ensifer adhaerens genome, the window CCACCCCTGCCGCACTGGCGGCCAGTGGGTGGTCGCATCGGCAGTTGAGCGACACTGCGGCGCTGCCGCGGCTCGGGATCGCCTTTTGCCAGCCATGATGGCAGCCGCCCCGGCGCAGGGCTTCATCAGGGTCGGCGAGGTTCGTATTGCCAATGAAAGCGCTTGCGCAGTTCTTTCAGGCTCTCATCCCAGGTGTCACGCTGGCAAGCCGCAATCGCCCTGTTCGCATGATCCCTAGGGACTGCGAAACTGTAGCGCGGTACTTCCATGTAGCGCGTGTCCGCGCTTCGGCGGGGCCTTTTGTCCGGGTGACGACGAGAACGGAAAAACATTCCGCCCAGCTCTCTTCCTTCATGCCGATATCCAGCTGCAGCAGGAAGGACACACCGTCCCGCACAGGCAGTTCGGGACCGACGTCGCCATCAAAATCGAACTCCGCCCCCCACTCCCGGTCGCCGCCATAGGCCCATTTCAGGTCGAGTTCCCTAAACATCCGGTGTTACTCGGCTGTCAGCGGTCGGGCTCAAAAACAAGAACAGCAACAGCGCAGCCGGGGCGACGACGGCCCAGGCGCCGAATGCCCGGCCAAGACCGCCGGCGGCGACGGAATATCCATAGAGAAACAGGAACGCGATGCCTGCGTTGGCGACGCCAAGATCCACCAAGCGCCGCAGCGTCAGAAAACCCGCGTAGCCGTAGCAGAAAATCAACGCGCTCTTCATAGACGTCCCTGCTTCGTCAGCCACCGCAAACGGCAAAAGTGCAGCAAGCACCAAAGCGAACAGCATGATGCCGAGCAGATAATCCACCCGGCCGAGCGGAACGGTGGCAAACAGTATTCTCCTGATCCTTGCCAATTGCATTCTTCACTCGCCCGCATTGATTGCATGGTGGCGACATACAGGCGACGACTGCAAGGCTCCATCCTCGCGACACCGCTTGCGCTCGGAAATGTCGAGGCCATCGACCGCCCGCATCGGCCGGTAGATCGAACGCCGCCACGCGCACATCCGCCGCGTCACCGCCCTGTTCCGTTCAGGCTCGCTGGTGCTATGAATTCGGCACCCACCCACGGAGCCCCGAATGCGCGTCGTCCTCCTTTGCTCGCTGCTGCTTCTCTCGTCCTGCATCCCCCACATCCCTGAAGAGGTTCTCGATGCCGGCTGGTGCCGGGATATGGCGGCGGCAAAGGCCGGGGCGACCGGCAAGGAGCGGGAAAACCTTGCCGCGGCGATGATCAGGCACCACTGCGCCGCCAAGCTCGCCGCCGCGCAACAGTCGGCAGCACCGTCCGATCAGGGCGACCCTGGGTCCCAACGACCCAAATCGTGAACCTTGATCGATGGAAGGAAGAGGCCCGCTCGGGGCGGGCCTCAGTTCTGCCTCGTCCACGGATAGCCGACCGGCAGTTGCCATAGCGAAATCTCGGCTATCGCAGGCTTCTTCACGCCTTCTTCCGCACCGATATCGCGCAACATGCGATCGGATAGGTGGCTGAGATGGTTGAGCGTCCGCTGACGCCTCCAGGCAGCAACAAGGAAGGCGCCGACGGTCCGTCGGAAGCCGAAGGTTCGGAACAGGTCGTCCATTATCGCCGGCAAGGTGCCAGCGGCGGTAAGTTGCAATTCGCGCATGATTAATCCCGCCGCTCGCAGCGGTCGGGTCCTCTAGATTATGGATGCGCGCGGACACGGAAACGCATTCCGGGAACCGGTCACATCAAGTCAAAATGGAAAATACGAAAAGGCGGAACTCGGGTCGCGCTTATGCGCCGAAGTAACCCGTAGAATTATGGCGTACTCGTCGTGACGGGCATGCCACTCCACCAGAGGTAAGCATCTGTACAAAATTATGATTCATCGTACGCCTCCTCTAGTTTGAGCTCCGATTTGGCGAAAGTTACACGAGTTTACTTTTGCCGCAAGAGGACAATCGCTGACTGTCGGAATGACGAACTGCCTGTTGCACCGGAGCAACAGGTGATGGTTGCGACCCTTTCATGCGTCAACCGACGAAAAGCGCGACCATTCGGGCTGCCGCTCTTTGGCAAGTCGACCCGGCCCGATCATCGACCTCGTCGCCAGCCCCACCGGCAATGGCTTCGACCGCCCGGTTTGCAACGAGCCTCGACCGCTCCAGCGCGGCTCAGAAATATGGCCACAATCTGTTGCCACCTGCCTGCTTGTGGTGGACACTGCACTTCAAAGGTTATTCGAGGTGGAGCGATGGACTTCGAGAAGATCGGTCGGGCCCGACTGATGATGCGACTGCCAAGACACCGGAAACAGATTTCGGAACTGAGGTTCCTGGCGCTCAACAGCCTGATGGCGGCCTATGGCGCCGCCGTGATCACGCGTGATGAGTTGAGAGAGCACGCGATGTCGGATGAACCTCTGACGGTTGCCTATGAAAGCAACTGCCAGGCGATAGAAGACAAGGTGGTGATGCTTCTCACCAATATCAGCCCACGCTTCGTCAATTGAAGCGCGCCGCCACAAACAAAATTTAATCAGCGCTTTAGGAGAAGTTTTGGTGGGTGATCACGGGCTCGAACCGTGGACCCGCTGATTAAGAGTCAGCTGCTCTACCAACTGAGCTAATCACCCATCCGCGACCGCTGCGGTGTGTCCCGCTGCTGTCGTGAGGGGGCGTATAAAGGCGTTCGATTGGGTTGTCCAGCGCCTTTGTGAAAATCTTTTGAAAAATCTCGCGGAGCGACGAAGGGCCCTGTGGACAACGTGCCGCGTGGCTGTTCGGTGTTCTTCAGGACGTAGCCGCGCGCCTTCTAGAGGTGCAGGCAGGAAACGAGGTGCGACGAAAGACGCGTTTGACGCGAGTTTCACGCTCGGCATACTTGCAGCGGAACGGCACAATAACGGCAGCCACAAGTGGAGAGGACATCCCTATGCGCAGCACGATCGCAATTGGCATGCTCGTCGGCGTGCTTGCCGGCATTGCTACCGAAGCGAACGCCGAAGTGCCCTTCTTCAATGCAACGTGCCCCGGCCGTATCGAGGTGCACGCGGATCGGGGTGGGCCGGTCTTCATCAACGGCAGCCAGGCGCGCCTGCGGCGATTCAGCAGTGATTACTACGAAGCAAGCCAGGGGCGAACGACGGTCTCGATCAGCGTCAACCGGGATGGCTCGCCATCGATCAGCTACACGCGCCGGGGCGCTGGCAATGGAGTCTGCCGCGTTGTCTCCGGCGGTGGCAACAATCGTCCGAGACCGGAACGCCCGCCGCAGTACGATGACACCCAGCAGCCGGATCGCGTCGACACGAGGATGATGCCGCGCTTCTGCCAGGGCGAGGCATCGGCCGCATTCGGTGTTCGTCCCAACCGGATCACCGTGAACATGGCCTTCCAGAGCGGCCGGTACTATTGGGTGCAGGGCAACTACGACAGCGGTGGCGGCAGGGCACAGTTTTTCAACTGCCGCTTCGACCTGCGCGGCCGGTTCATCGACGTGCGCTGATCGGGAGGGCGGGTAAAGCGAATGCAACGGAACTCAGAGCCAGAGTCGTCCGCCGGGAGATCGAAGCGGCTGTGGGTTTCTCATCGCGTGACGCAATTACCCTCTTGAGTGTCGTCCGGTCGTGCGCTAAAGCGACGCCATGGATGGGTGATTAGCTCAGTTGGTAGAGCAGCTGACTCTTAATCAGCGGGTCCACGGTTCGAGCCCGTGATCACCCACCAAAACTTCTAAAGCGCTGATTTCTTTTACTTTTCCCAAAGAATCTTCATCTTGTCGGTTACCGGCGATTGAGACTGGTTGCGATTCTCGTTCGGTGCTAGCGACCAATGGTAGCGCGCAGTCGGCGGGGATCATTCGTGAACGCTGGTAATCTCGGCAACCGCATCTTCGGGCTCGTCCGCCGGAACAAGATCACGACCGCGATCCTGTTGGCGGTTGGCCTGCTCCTGCTGCCCAATCGTGACGCTGTGGAGATTTCACTCCCGAACAGTCAGGCCACGGTGCGTGTAGGCCGGGACGGTGATGACTATTACGTCAGCGTCAAAACGCCCTTCGGCGCCTTCGACAAATGGATGTGGGAAGATTGGGCGCCTGCCCAACGGACGGGCCTGTATTTGACCTCCGAAGGTTGGATTGCCGCATTGGGCGCAGGCGGTGTTGCGACATTCATCGCCGTTCCCGAAGGCAGAGAACCAACCGAAGTCGACAGTGTCGAGGCGAAGCGCACCGACTCGTCCAAGTGGCGCTATCTGGGCGCCGTCGATCGTGACTATGGCACGCGCGGCCTGCGCTTCTTCGGCCCAAGCGATCAGCCTGAATGCTTCGACACGCTCGGCGCGGGCGAAAGCCCTTACAGGTTCCTGGCGCAGTGGGAGACGGCCTGCGACTGCGTTCAGCGTGCGGCGATGTCGGGCGAAGTCTGCAACATGAGTTCAATCCCCGACTCAATCCCGTGATCACGCCAAAGATCGCGATTGAAGCAAAGACTTCAAATTGTGCGGGAGCTTCAAACGTAGAGTTCGCCGGCTGCGATCTTCACCGCGTGACCGCCGATGCGGGCATTGCTGATCTCTCCGCCTGCAATATCCAGATGCAGGTGGATGAAGGACGGCCGCCCCATTTCTACCCCCTGCTCGACAAGCACCGGATGGTGGCCGTCCACGAACTGGTCGAAAAAATGGATGGCGCCGGAAAGAGCTGCCACCGCCGAACCGGTCGCCGGATCCTCGAGGCTGCCGGCACCGGGGCCGAACTTGCGGGCGTGAAAGCGCGCCGTATGGTTCACGCCGCCGCGGCAATAGACATAGGCCGAAGCCAGCCGCCCCTCCGCCATCGGCGTCAATTGCTCCCAGCGCAAAGAATCGAACTCGATCGAAGAAACCGCAGCAACGTCGTGCACCGGCACCATGACGAAGGGCGCACCGGCGCTCCAGAACGAAGGCACGTGGTTCTCGAAGCCAATCTGCGAAAGCTTCAAGCTCAGCGCATCGGCGATCGCCTGCCGGTCGAAGCGGGCATCGATACGGGCCGATTTGCGCGGCAGGTCGAACTCGGCAAAACTCGCCGCCCCGGGCTTGAGGCGGACGGCGCAGCGCACCGGCCCCACCTTCTCCTCCAGCACCTGCACGAGGTCGATCCCCTCCTCGGTCGCGCCGTGCTGGGCCTCGGCAATTGCGATGGCCGCACCGACCGTCGGGTGTCCGGCAAAGGGCAGTTCCTGGCTGGGGGTGAATATCCGGAGCTTGGCCGTATGCGCGGCGCCGCCGGGCCTGCGGATGAACACCGTCTCCGACAGGTTGAATTCCTGCGCGATCGCCTGCATCGCCTCGTCGTCCAGCCAATCGGCGCCGAAGACCACAGCCAGTGGATTGCCTTCGAGTTGCCTGTCGGTAAAGACGTCGTAGATCGCGTAGCTCAGCGCCATTCATGTCCCCTTGCGAATATGCCCCAAACTTTGCAGCGTCAGGACGCGTGCGGCAAGGCTTAAAAGCACCGGTACACAACTCGGCACGCATCACGACTACTTTAGTTGCGGTTGCGGGGGCGCGCACCTTGCCGGTGCGGCAGAGCGCGCGCTTGAGACTGGCCGGCACGCATACACCTCTCGTCGCCGCCCGGGCGGCAGGCGCTATAGCCTCACGAAATCAAACCATTAGACCGCCCGGCTGACTCAAAATCAGAGCGGGCCATTTCGCTTAAACAGCCAGTTGAGAATGGGCGGAATGAACGGCGGATAGTTGTACGCCCGCGGATCCGCGCCGAATATCGCGATAGCCTCGTCGATCTCCGGCTCGGGATCGTCGGCAATATGTGCCGCGACGCGGGCGACCAGGGCTGCCGCCTTTTCCGGATAGCGGTAGACGCGGATGACGGTCACGGCGCGGTCCATGTGCAACAGCTGATAGCCGGGTTCGGCGCTTGCCAGCGCCAGATCGATTCCGGTTTCCTCCAGCGCCTCGCGGCGGATGTTGCCGTCGATGTCGCAGCGACCGTCGACGATGTCCTCGGGCTCCAGCGAACCGGAAGGACTGTAGACGCGGGCCGGATTGGCGGTGTGCGAGCCCATGCGCACCAGGATCAGCGCTCCGTCGGATGAAAGGATCGCCGGCATGGCGAAGAGATGGAAGGCGCCCTCCACTCTCGTCTTCCGCCACCAGAGAAAGGTCGAATAGGGCACCACATGCCCCTCGCCTTTCACGCGTCCGCCCTCGATGCGAAGCGCCCGCTGCAGCACCATGCGGCCGTCGAAGAGGTGCGGGTTGGCCGCGATCTCGCGTTGCCAGTTTTCCTGTGCGCGGCCAACTTCCTCCAGGTGAAACGGATGCGCCGCGCCGTTGACGCGAATCTCGACATCGTCGATCGGAATGATGACGCCTTCGGCCGGCCACGCCGCCGTGTTGCTTTCAATTGTGCTCATGATCACACGTCCAGGGTGATGGCCACGGGGCAATGGTCCGACGCCTTTGGTCGGTCCCAGCCTGTGCGCGGATAGCGCTCCACTTCTAGCCCCGGCGGAAAGATGGTGCGGAACGGCTGGCCGCCGCGAATGACCTCGGGCACCTGGGAGTGGTTGCGCTTGGCAAGCGCCGGCGATAGCCAGATATAGTCAAGCTGGCAGAGGTGCCGCTCCTGCGGCCCGCGGCTGTGAAACAGCGTCCAGCGGTCCATCACCGGCCGGCGCAACATCGGGTTTTCGGCAAAGCCATCATGGCTGAATACGTCGAGCGAACTCGTGTCCTCCTCATGCGGCACGAACTGGTAGCCGTTACGCCGATCGCCGAGGATGTTCACCTTCTCCTGGTAGTCGTTCATGTCGCCGCAGATCGCGAACATCTTGTCGGCGGTGCGCCCGCGCCCGAAGCGGCTTTCGATGATGTGGCGCACGGCGCTGGCCTCGGCCACGCGCAGCGGCATTGTCGCCTGCCGGCCATCGAGCCCTTCGCGCGCCGGCCCCATCGATTTGAAGTGCACGACATAGAGCGTCAGCGGCCGCCCGCCGATCCTCAAGTCCAACTCCAGGCAGTCGCGCTTGAAGATCCGGTCAGCCGGGCGATTGGTGAGCGCGATCTGGTCGTTGAAGAGATCGAGATCCTCATAGGTCAGGCCCGCATGGCTCTTCACATCCAGGCACTCGATCGGCTGGCCGTCGCGCGTCTCCTCGCGCATCAGCACGGCAACATCGATGCCACGCGAATCATTGCCCTCGATCAGGTACTTCTGGCGATAGCCGCTGCCGACCATGCGGAAGAGATAGTTGTATTCGAAGGCCTGCAGCGAGGCCATGTTGTCGGCTTCCTGCAGGCAAAGGATATCGGCATCGCAATCGGCAATCGCCAGCGCCGACATCTGCCGCGTATCGTCCGTATGCGCGATGGTGCGCGCTTCTTCCAGCCGCTGGTACTCCGCCTCGGACTTCACGTCGAAAAGCCTGAGCACGCGATCCTGCTTCAGTTGGTTGCGAAAGCCGGAAAAATCGAAGCGGCTCAAAAGGTTTTCGATATTGAAGGTGGCAAGGCGAAGCGACATTTATCAATTCCGTGGCATGAAATGCCGGGAGCTTAAAGCAATTCCAAGAAAAGTGCGAAGCGGTTTTCCGTCAGGAATTGCGGCATCTCAGAAGCAATTCCAGGAAAAGTGCGAAGCGGTTTTCCGTCCGGGAGTTCGGCCATTACAAAGCGTTAGGTCAATTCACCGTTGGTGGGCCGGGCACCGCTCCCGGCATCAAGCCGCAAATACCGGGCCTGATGTCGTTGCCGGCCTCTCATCTCGCTGCAAGTGCGATTTCCGGCGATCGCCTTTACGTTCCTGCGCCCGCGACATGATCCATGTCATTCAAACCATGAACCAATGTGCTCAAATGGCGTTGGTACATAGCCCCCGCGCCCATGGAGGAAGGTTTGAATACGGAAATCGAACTCAAGCTCGCGCTCTCCGCCGAGGATCTTGCCCGCTTCGCCGCGTCCGGTCTCCTGGGTGAGCCGGCGCGCGTCGAAGAGCAACGGTCCGTCTATTTCGATACCAGCGCCCGTGACCTTCACCAGGCGGGCTTCACCCTGCGCATCCGCACGTTCGGCGCCGCCCGCATCCAGACAATCAAGGCGACCGGCCCAGGTGCATCGATTTTTGCCCGACCGGAGTGGGAACAGCCGCTTTCCGCAGACGAGCCCGTCGTCGACCGCACCACTCCGCTTGCTGCCGTCTTCGATCTGACGCCCGACGATCTGGAGCCGCAGTTCACCGTCGAGGTCGAGCGCAGCACCTGGGAGGTGGACCAGGACGGCACGCGGATCGAAGTCGTGCTCGACCGCGGCATGATCACCTCAGGCAGCCGCCAGACCGCCGTCGGCGAAGTCGAGCTCGAGCTGAAGGACGGCGACCCGAAGGCGCTCTTCACCCTTGCCCGGCGGATCGAGGCGATCGTTCCCATCCGCTTCGGCGTCATGTCGAAGGCCGAGCGTGGCTTCCAGTTGATCGATGCCGAACAGATCGTCTTCAAGGCCGAGCCAGTCGAACTCGACCGCGAGATGTATGTGACGAAGAGCTTCCGCACCATCGCGCTTGCCTGTCTCAGGCACTACCGGCTGAACGAGGACGTGCTGCGCGTGCGGCGAAACCCGGAGGCGCTGCACCAGGCCCGGGTCTCCCTTCGCCGCCTGCGTTCGGCCATCTCGCTCTACCGCGACATCCTTGGCGACGCGGAGAGCGAGCGCCTCAAGGGCGAGCTGAAATGGTTGGCCGGCGTGCTCGGCAGAGCCCGCGACGTCGACGTTCTCCTGACGCGCCAGCCGGAGCCGGAACTGCGCGAGCGCTTGAAGTCGGCCCGCAGCGCCCGCTACGCGGACGTCTTCGAGGCGCTGGATGGGGCGCGCGGCCGCGCCCTCCTGCTCGATCTCCATGAGTGGCTGCACTGCGGCGGCTATCTGTCGGTCGCTCCCGCCGAGCTTCGCGAAAAGCCGGTGGTCGATTTTGCCGAAGCCGTTCTCGACCGCGCACGCCGTAAGCTCAAGAAACACGGCCGCGCGCTGGCCAAGGTCAGCGACGAGCAGCGGCACGAGGCCCGCAAGGATGCAAAGAAGCTGCGCTATGCCGCCGAGTTCTTCGCCACGTTGTTTGACGACAAGCGCGGCGCCAGGCGCCACGGGCGCTTCATCGATGTCATGACCGGCCTGCAGGACCGGCTCGGCACGCTGAACGACCTCGTTTCCGGCCCGCAGGTGCTCGACGAGATCGGCCTGGAAGGTCACCCGGATGCCGAAACGCTGGTCCTGCACACCGACAAGGACAAGCTGATCGATCACGCGCAGAACGCCCTCGACGACGTGATCGACGCCAAGCGCTTCTGGCGCTGACCGGCGCTCGGCCGATCAACGCCCTCAAAACATCACGGTCCTTCGGGAAAGAGAAATGTGATTCCGGTCAGGACGCCCCATCCGTTCGGGCCGCTGTCGGGCGATGCCGCCAGGTCAGGACGCCTGCATCTTCATCGCCCGGTCGATCCGCGCTGCCAGTTCGTCGCTCACCGGCACCATCGGCAGACGCATTTCCGGACTGTCGATCAACCCCGTGCGCCAGAGCCAATGCTTGATGGGCCCGGGGCTCGGCTCTGCAAAGAGCAGCCGCGGCAGATCGGCGAGACGCTGCCAGTCGGCAAGCGCGCCCGGCTGATCGCCTGAAATCAACCTGTTGCGAATGGCGGCAAATGCGGCCGTATGCACATGGGCGGACGCCGTGATCCCGCCTTCCGCCCCTTGGGTGAGCGCCGTGTAAAACAGTGGATCTTCCCCGGTCAGCACCGCAAAATCCTGCGGCTTGTGGCGCAGCAGATCGAAGGATTGCGCCGCGTCGGCCGAACAATCCTTGACCCCGACGATGTTTCTCCGCTCCGCAAGCTGCAGCATCGTTTCGTTGCCGAGGTTGACGCCGGTCCGATAGGGAATGTTGTAGATCAGGATCGGCCGGTCCGTGGCATCGGCAAGCGCCGAGAAATGCGCAAACAGTCCGCGCTGCGACGGTCTTGTATAATAGGGGCAGGCGATCAGATAGCCGTCGACATCCCACGCCTCGGTGCGCGCAAGCGCCCTCACCGACTTTCGCGTATCGCTGCCGGAAAGCCCGAAATA encodes:
- the dapA gene encoding 4-hydroxy-tetrahydrodipicolinate synthase encodes the protein MEGTGSTRPPAPGGLWLPLITPFRDGELDERSLRRLVTHYAAEPIDGFILGATTGEGMALDEGECERLVAITREMLAAVGRRIPVYFGLSGSDTRKSVRALARTEAWDVDGYLIACPYYTRPSQRGLFAHFSALADATDRPILIYNIPYRTGVNLGNETMLQLAERRNIVGVKDCSADAAQSFDLLRHKPQDFAVLTGEDPLFYTALTQGAEGGITASAHVHTAAFAAIRNRLISGDQPGALADWQRLADLPRLLFAEPSPGPIKHWLWRTGLIDSPEMRLPMVPVSDELAARIDRAMKMQAS
- a CDS encoding endonuclease/exonuclease/phosphatase family protein, giving the protein MSLRLATFNIENLLSRFDFSGFRNQLKQDRVLRLFDVKSEAEYQRLEEARTIAHTDDTRQMSALAIADCDADILCLQEADNMASLQAFEYNYLFRMVGSGYRQKYLIEGNDSRGIDVAVLMREETRDGQPIECLDVKSHAGLTYEDLDLFNDQIALTNRPADRIFKRDCLELDLRIGGRPLTLYVVHFKSMGPAREGLDGRQATMPLRVAEASAVRHIIESRFGRGRTADKMFAICGDMNDYQEKVNILGDRRNGYQFVPHEEDTSSLDVFSHDGFAENPMLRRPVMDRWTLFHSRGPQERHLCQLDYIWLSPALAKRNHSQVPEVIRGGQPFRTIFPPGLEVERYPRTGWDRPKASDHCPVAITLDV
- a CDS encoding DUF1127 domain-containing protein, which gives rise to MRELQLTAAGTLPAIMDDLFRTFGFRRTVGAFLVAAWRRQRTLNHLSHLSDRMLRDIGAEEGVKKPAIAEISLWQLPVGYPWTRQN
- a CDS encoding NUDIX hydrolase, translated to MSTIESNTAAWPAEGVIIPIDDVEIRVNGAAHPFHLEEVGRAQENWQREIAANPHLFDGRMVLQRALRIEGGRVKGEGHVVPYSTFLWWRKTRVEGAFHLFAMPAILSSDGALILVRMGSHTANPARVYSPSGSLEPEDIVDGRCDIDGNIRREALEETGIDLALASAEPGYQLLHMDRAVTVIRVYRYPEKAAALVARVAAHIADDPEPEIDEAIAIFGADPRAYNYPPFIPPILNWLFKRNGPL
- a CDS encoding PhzF family phenazine biosynthesis protein — encoded protein: MALSYAIYDVFTDRQLEGNPLAVVFGADWLDDEAMQAIAQEFNLSETVFIRRPGGAAHTAKLRIFTPSQELPFAGHPTVGAAIAIAEAQHGATEEGIDLVQVLEEKVGPVRCAVRLKPGAASFAEFDLPRKSARIDARFDRQAIADALSLKLSQIGFENHVPSFWSAGAPFVMVPVHDVAAVSSIEFDSLRWEQLTPMAEGRLASAYVYCRGGVNHTARFHARKFGPGAGSLEDPATGSAVAALSGAIHFFDQFVDGHHPVLVEQGVEMGRPSFIHLHLDIAGGEISNARIGGHAVKIAAGELYV
- a CDS encoding CHAD domain-containing protein codes for the protein MNTEIELKLALSAEDLARFAASGLLGEPARVEEQRSVYFDTSARDLHQAGFTLRIRTFGAARIQTIKATGPGASIFARPEWEQPLSADEPVVDRTTPLAAVFDLTPDDLEPQFTVEVERSTWEVDQDGTRIEVVLDRGMITSGSRQTAVGEVELELKDGDPKALFTLARRIEAIVPIRFGVMSKAERGFQLIDAEQIVFKAEPVELDREMYVTKSFRTIALACLRHYRLNEDVLRVRRNPEALHQARVSLRRLRSAISLYRDILGDAESERLKGELKWLAGVLGRARDVDVLLTRQPEPELRERLKSARSARYADVFEALDGARGRALLLDLHEWLHCGGYLSVAPAELREKPVVDFAEAVLDRARRKLKKHGRALAKVSDEQRHEARKDAKKLRYAAEFFATLFDDKRGARRHGRFIDVMTGLQDRLGTLNDLVSGPQVLDEIGLEGHPDAETLVLHTDKDKLIDHAQNALDDVIDAKRFWR